One window from the genome of Xenorhabdus bovienii SS-2004 encodes:
- the aceE gene encoding pyruvate dehydrogenase (acetyl-transferring), homodimeric type has product MSDILKNDVDPIETRDWLQAIESVIREEGVERAQFLIDQVLNEARKGGVSVAAGVASRDYINTIPVEDEPAYPGNLDLERRIRSAIRWNAVMTVLRASKKDLDLGGHMASFQSSATFYDVCFNHFFRARNENDGGDLVYFQGHISPGVYARAFLEGRLTEEQMNNFRQEIGGNGLSSYPHPKLMPDFWQFPTVSMGLGPISAIYQAKFLKYLEHRGLKNTSQQTVYAFLGDGEMDEPESKGAITIATREKLDNLVFVINCNLQRLDGPVTGNGKIVNELEGIFAGAGWKVLKVLWGERWDELLRKDTSGKLVQLMNETLDGDYQTFKSKDGTYVREHFFGRYPETAALVKDMTDDEIWALNRGGHDPKKVYAALNKAQNTTGQPTVILAQTIKGYGMGDTAEGKNIAHQVKKMNMEGVRHFRDRFNVPVSDEHIEKLPYVTFDKDSEESKYLHERRNALGGYLPSRRVNFDEKLEMPALEDFSSLLEEQSKEISTTIAFVRALNVMLKNKSIKDRLVPIIADEARTFGMEGLFRQIGIYSPNGQQYTPQDREQVAYYKEDAKGQILQEGINELGAASSWLAAATSYSTNNLPMIPFYIYYSMFGFQRIGDLCWAAGDQQARGFLVGGTSGRTTLNGEGLQHEDGHSHIQSLTIPNCISYDPAFAYEVAVIMHDGLERMYGEKQENIYYYITTLNENYHMPAMPAGAEEGIRKGIYKLEAFDSAKGKVQLLGSGSILRHVREAAKILSDEYGIGSDVYSVTSFTELARDGQDCERWNMLHPSEEPRVPYIAQIMNEAPAIASTDYMKLFAEQVRNFVPVSEFRVLGTDGFGRSDSRENLRHHFEVDASYVVVAALGELAKRGEVDVKVVEEAIKKYNINPEKVNPRLA; this is encoded by the coding sequence ATGTCAGATATTTTGAAAAATGACGTGGATCCGATCGAAACTCGCGATTGGTTACAGGCGATCGAATCGGTCATCCGTGAAGAGGGTGTTGAGCGTGCTCAGTTCCTGATTGATCAGGTTTTGAACGAGGCCCGCAAAGGTGGAGTTAGCGTTGCAGCAGGTGTTGCAAGTCGTGATTACATCAACACTATTCCTGTTGAGGATGAGCCTGCTTACCCTGGCAATCTGGATTTGGAGCGTCGTATCCGCTCTGCTATTCGCTGGAATGCGGTGATGACCGTTCTGCGTGCATCTAAGAAAGATCTAGATCTGGGCGGCCACATGGCTTCATTCCAGTCTTCTGCTACTTTTTACGACGTTTGCTTTAACCATTTCTTCCGCGCTCGCAATGAAAATGATGGCGGCGATTTGGTTTACTTCCAGGGCCATATTTCTCCGGGCGTTTATGCACGTGCTTTCTTGGAAGGCCGTTTGACTGAAGAGCAGATGAACAATTTCCGTCAGGAAATTGGTGGTAATGGCCTGTCTTCTTATCCGCATCCAAAATTGATGCCTGATTTCTGGCAGTTCCCTACGGTTTCAATGGGTCTGGGCCCAATTTCTGCTATTTATCAGGCTAAATTCCTGAAATATTTGGAACACCGTGGTCTGAAGAATACGTCTCAACAAACCGTTTATGCTTTCTTGGGTGACGGTGAAATGGATGAACCAGAATCCAAAGGTGCGATCACTATCGCAACTCGTGAAAAACTAGATAACCTTGTCTTCGTCATCAACTGTAACTTACAGCGTCTTGATGGCCCAGTGACTGGTAACGGCAAAATCGTTAACGAACTGGAAGGTATTTTCGCGGGTGCTGGCTGGAAGGTACTGAAAGTTCTGTGGGGCGAGCGTTGGGACGAGCTGCTGCGTAAAGACACTAGCGGTAAACTGGTTCAACTGATGAATGAGACTCTGGATGGTGACTACCAGACATTCAAGTCCAAAGATGGCACTTATGTGCGTGAGCACTTCTTCGGCCGTTACCCAGAAACCGCAGCATTGGTCAAAGATATGACTGATGATGAAATCTGGGCTCTGAACCGCGGTGGTCATGATCCTAAGAAAGTCTATGCTGCACTGAATAAAGCGCAGAATACCACGGGTCAACCAACGGTAATTCTGGCTCAGACCATCAAGGGTTATGGTATGGGTGATACCGCTGAAGGTAAAAACATTGCTCATCAGGTTAAGAAAATGAATATGGAAGGTGTCCGTCACTTCCGTGATCGTTTCAATGTGCCTGTGTCTGATGAACACATTGAAAAACTGCCATACGTCACTTTTGATAAAGACTCTGAAGAGTCCAAATATCTGCATGAGCGTCGTAATGCGCTGGGTGGTTACCTGCCAAGCCGTCGTGTAAACTTCGACGAAAAACTGGAAATGCCTGCACTGGAAGACTTCAGCTCACTGCTGGAAGAACAATCCAAAGAAATTTCTACTACTATCGCCTTCGTTCGTGCACTGAACGTTATGCTGAAGAATAAGTCGATCAAAGATCGTCTGGTTCCAATCATCGCTGACGAAGCACGTACTTTCGGTATGGAAGGTCTGTTCCGTCAAATCGGTATTTATAGCCCGAATGGTCAGCAATATACTCCGCAAGACCGTGAGCAGGTTGCATACTATAAAGAAGATGCCAAAGGCCAGATCCTGCAGGAAGGTATCAACGAGTTAGGTGCCGCCTCATCTTGGCTGGCTGCTGCAACTTCATACAGCACCAACAACCTGCCAATGATTCCGTTCTACATCTACTATTCTATGTTCGGATTCCAGCGTATCGGTGATCTGTGCTGGGCGGCTGGCGACCAACAGGCTCGTGGCTTTCTGGTAGGTGGTACTTCTGGCCGTACGACTCTGAACGGTGAAGGCTTGCAGCACGAAGATGGCCATAGCCACATTCAGTCTCTGACTATCCCTAACTGTATCTCTTACGATCCAGCATTCGCTTATGAAGTGGCTGTTATCATGCATGACGGTTTAGAGCGCATGTATGGTGAGAAACAAGAAAACATCTACTACTATATCACTACACTGAACGAAAACTACCACATGCCAGCAATGCCTGCGGGTGCTGAGGAAGGTATCCGTAAAGGTATCTACAAGCTGGAAGCTTTTGACAGTGCGAAAGGTAAAGTTCAGTTGCTGGGTTCAGGTTCTATCCTGCGTCATGTTCGTGAAGCAGCTAAGATCCTATCTGACGAGTATGGTATTGGTTCTGATGTATACAGCGTAACGTCCTTCACTGAACTGGCGCGTGATGGTCAGGATTGTGAGCGTTGGAATATGCTGCACCCATCAGAGGAACCCCGTGTTCCTTATATTGCGCAGATCATGAATGAAGCACCAGCAATAGCGTCTACTGACTACATGAAGTTGTTTGCAGAGCAGGTTCGTAACTTCGTACCTGTAAGCGAATTCCGCGTATTGGGTACTGACGGTTTCGGTCGTTCTGACAGCCGTGAAAACCTGCGTCATCACTTTGAAGTTGATGCTTCTTACGTGGTTGTCGCTGCTCTGGGTGAATTGGCTAAACGCGGCGAAGTTGATGTGAAAGTCGTTGAAGAAGCTATTAAAAAATATAACATCAACCCAGAAAAAGTTAACCCACGTCTGGCATAA
- the pdhR gene encoding pyruvate dehydrogenase complex transcriptional repressor PdhR gives MAYSKIRQPKLSDVIEQRLEHLILEGSLRPGEKLLPERELAKQFEVSRPSLREAIQKLEAKGFLFRRQGGGTFVQSNLWQSFSDPLARLIADNQESQFDLLEARHALEGIAAYYAALRGTDEDFERIEKSHFAIQEAQQGGDVKAESDAVLQYQLVVTEAAHNVVLLHLLRCMIPILEQNIRRNFEFIYTRKEMLAAVSNHRTEIFRAIMAREPEKAREASHRHLAFIEEVLLDLTREHTRRERSLRRLQQHQE, from the coding sequence ATGGCCTATAGCAAGATTCGCCAACCCAAGTTATCAGATGTGATTGAGCAGCGTCTTGAACATCTCATTCTCGAAGGCTCGTTACGCCCGGGAGAAAAGCTGCTGCCTGAGCGTGAGCTGGCAAAGCAGTTTGAGGTATCACGCCCTTCACTACGCGAAGCTATTCAAAAATTGGAAGCCAAGGGTTTTCTTTTCCGTCGTCAGGGCGGGGGAACTTTCGTGCAGAGTAATCTCTGGCAAAGTTTCAGCGACCCACTCGCCCGGCTTATTGCAGATAATCAAGAATCTCAATTTGATCTCCTTGAAGCGCGCCATGCGCTGGAAGGTATTGCGGCATATTATGCGGCTCTTAGGGGAACCGATGAAGATTTCGAGCGCATCGAAAAAAGCCACTTTGCCATTCAGGAAGCCCAGCAAGGCGGTGATGTTAAAGCGGAATCAGATGCAGTCCTGCAATATCAGCTTGTTGTCACCGAAGCTGCCCATAACGTGGTATTGCTACATTTGCTGCGCTGTATGATCCCCATACTGGAACAAAATATCCGACGCAACTTCGAATTTATCTATACCCGCAAGGAAATGTTAGCAGCTGTCAGTAACCACAGGACAGAGATTTTTCGTGCGATTATGGCGAGAGAACCGGAAAAAGCTCGTGAGGCTTCGCATCGCCATTTGGCTTTTATTGAAGAAGTTTTATTGGATCTGACTCGTGAGCATACTCGTCGTGAACGCTCACTACGCCGGCTCCAGCAACATCAGGAATAA
- the ampE gene encoding beta-lactamase regulator AmpE, with protein sequence MTLFILLLVLAWERVFKMGDHWQLERYLSPLFARMKLFSLWSSLGMTLLIALLTWKLIDVLSDVVFGVPGILLYIMISLLCIGAGSLRYDYREYLRAVRLDELDQQNNHLVRLTMIQGTLPDTTKDERLREIQNALIWINFRYYLAPIFWLVVMGKLGPAILMGYGFLRGYQGWLAQHGTTVQRAQTGVDSLLHCLDWVPARLAGIAYALLGHGEKALPAWVASLSDLRTSQYKVVSQLAQFALSKEPHLNPIETPVAAVRLAKKATLTIVIIVALLTIYGALA encoded by the coding sequence ATGACTCTCTTTATTCTATTGTTAGTACTGGCATGGGAACGTGTTTTTAAGATGGGCGACCATTGGCAGTTGGAACGCTATTTGTCCCCTTTGTTTGCCAGGATGAAATTATTTTCATTATGGAGCAGTTTGGGTATGACCCTACTGATCGCATTACTGACCTGGAAACTTATTGATGTTTTGAGTGATGTGGTTTTTGGTGTACCGGGAATTCTGCTGTATATCATGATCAGCTTGTTGTGTATTGGTGCAGGGTCTTTGCGTTATGACTATCGGGAATATCTTCGAGCTGTACGTCTTGATGAACTGGATCAGCAAAATAATCACCTTGTCCGTTTGACGATGATACAGGGAACTCTACCTGATACCACAAAAGATGAGCGATTGCGTGAGATACAGAATGCATTGATCTGGATAAATTTCCGTTATTATCTTGCACCGATTTTCTGGTTGGTAGTGATGGGAAAATTAGGTCCTGCAATCTTAATGGGATACGGTTTTTTGAGGGGTTATCAAGGATGGTTGGCACAACACGGAACGACTGTGCAACGTGCACAAACTGGGGTTGATAGTTTGCTGCACTGTCTGGATTGGGTTCCTGCTCGTCTGGCGGGGATCGCTTATGCTTTATTAGGGCATGGGGAAAAAGCCTTGCCAGCTTGGGTTGCATCCCTCAGTGATCTTCGGACATCTCAATATAAGGTGGTAAGTCAATTGGCTCAGTTTGCCTTAAGTAAGGAACCTCATCTTAATCCAATAGAAACTCCTGTTGCGGCTGTTAGGTTAGCGAAAAAGGCGACATTGACTATTGTGATTATTGTTGCATTGTTGACGATCTATGGAGCATTAGCTTAA
- the ampD gene encoding 1,6-anhydro-N-acetylmuramyl-L-alanine amidase AmpD, whose product MKLHEGWIDGARKVISPYYDLRPEGEIPSLLVIHNISLPPGKFGGPYIDQLFMGTLNSDEDPFFNEIKGLCVSAHCLIRRDGEIVQYVPFDKRAWHAGVSCYCDREKCNDFSIGIELEGTDYEPFSEIQYLRLAEVTQLLICHFPDIRNNITGHSDIAPGRKTDPGPYFYWEHYRQLLKE is encoded by the coding sequence ATGAAGCTGCATGAAGGGTGGATTGATGGTGCAAGGAAGGTAATCTCTCCATATTATGATCTGCGTCCGGAAGGTGAAATCCCATCATTACTGGTCATTCATAATATCAGTTTACCTCCCGGCAAGTTTGGCGGGCCTTATATCGATCAGCTATTTATGGGAACGCTGAATTCAGATGAAGATCCGTTCTTTAATGAGATAAAGGGATTATGTGTTTCTGCTCATTGCTTAATCCGCCGCGATGGAGAAATTGTGCAATATGTCCCTTTTGATAAAAGGGCTTGGCATGCTGGCGTATCCTGCTACTGTGACCGTGAGAAATGTAATGATTTTTCGATAGGTATTGAGTTGGAGGGGACGGATTATGAGCCATTTAGTGAAATCCAGTACCTCAGACTGGCGGAAGTTACCCAATTGCTTATCTGTCACTTTCCTGATATCCGCAATAATATTACGGGGCACAGTGATATCGCTCCGGGTAGGAAAACCGACCCAGGGCCTTATTTTTATTGGGAACATTATCGGCAACTATTGAAGGAGTGA
- the ppdD gene encoding prepilin peptidase-dependent pilin, protein MNQQGFTLMELMVVMAIVSILGAIAIPSYQGYIQKAALTDMLQTIVPYKSGVELCRFETENYKDCNTGHASIPSGHNSRYISTVTVKDGEIIIVGQQNLNGLTTTLKPTQDTKTGVIYWRTICDTKNESLKLKCQETFKF, encoded by the coding sequence ATGAACCAACAAGGGTTTACATTAATGGAATTGATGGTTGTTATGGCGATTGTGTCTATCCTTGGCGCAATTGCTATTCCCAGTTATCAGGGATATATCCAAAAAGCAGCATTAACCGATATGCTACAAACTATTGTGCCTTATAAATCTGGCGTTGAACTTTGTCGTTTTGAAACAGAAAACTATAAAGACTGTAATACTGGCCATGCATCAATTCCATCAGGTCATAATAGCCGCTATATCAGCACCGTTACGGTAAAGGACGGAGAAATAATCATCGTCGGACAACAAAATCTCAATGGGCTCACTACTACCTTAAAACCAACCCAAGATACCAAAACCGGCGTTATCTACTGGCGTACCATCTGTGATACTAAAAATGAATCCTTAAAATTGAAATGTCAGGAAACTTTTAAGTTTTAA
- the gspE gene encoding type II secretion system protein GspE, which yields MRNKENVLMEREINELCQRHQAIIIKREIHTMTIACSKSPNEDFIAALRFISGSIINVDIWPKAKIESMLTQGSSLVSCTENHCAENDDEEHYRIEKLDVPHSSHSEIQTNDAYSEDMDTPVIQLINQTISTSIQKRASDIHFEPAQRGYRIRIRVDGILHAVSSPSPQMNTGIPARLKIMAKLNIAEKRQPQDGQFAWNDSKNSYAIRISTLPTLHGEKIVLRVLNTIHQLSLEQLGLPEPQLQLLKQKIHLPQGMILVTGPTGSGKTVTLYSCLQYLNQAKKNICSVEDPVEIPLSGINQTPVNNKIGLDFAKVLRALLRQDPDIIMVGEIRDNETAEISMKAAQTGHLVLSTLHTNSTIDTLSRLQNLGISGYTTASCVKLIIAQRLVRTLCPHCRQQDKECTVINVDNAAIPIKKTDSVKQSISIRQWLAVGCEHCFSGYYGRTAIYEFLELQPTLQQTLSEHSIDNLPQLLAAQQHSTLFSAGLVLVEKGITTLEEVYQITGQETA from the coding sequence ATGAGAAACAAGGAAAATGTATTAATGGAAAGGGAAATCAATGAACTGTGTCAACGACATCAGGCCATTATTATAAAAAGAGAGATCCATACCATGACTATTGCCTGTAGCAAATCACCCAATGAAGATTTCATTGCTGCATTACGATTTATTTCTGGCTCAATCATTAATGTAGATATTTGGCCAAAAGCAAAAATAGAATCCATGCTGACACAAGGAAGTTCATTGGTATCTTGTACAGAAAATCACTGTGCTGAAAATGATGATGAGGAACATTATCGTATCGAAAAACTGGATGTCCCCCATTCCAGTCACAGTGAAATACAAACAAACGATGCTTATTCCGAAGATATGGACACGCCAGTTATTCAATTAATTAATCAAACGATATCAACCTCAATACAAAAAAGAGCCTCAGATATTCATTTTGAGCCTGCTCAACGTGGCTATCGGATACGTATTCGGGTTGATGGAATCCTGCATGCTGTATCATCACCTTCTCCCCAAATGAATACCGGTATTCCAGCCCGTTTGAAGATCATGGCAAAACTCAATATTGCTGAAAAACGCCAGCCGCAGGATGGGCAATTTGCCTGGAATGATAGCAAAAACAGTTATGCGATACGTATATCAACATTGCCAACTCTACATGGAGAAAAGATTGTCCTGCGCGTTTTAAATACCATACACCAGCTATCGCTGGAGCAACTTGGCCTGCCAGAGCCTCAATTGCAACTTTTAAAACAGAAAATCCACTTACCGCAAGGTATGATCCTAGTGACAGGCCCGACAGGAAGCGGTAAAACTGTCACGCTGTATAGCTGTCTGCAATATTTAAATCAGGCGAAGAAAAATATCTGTAGCGTCGAAGATCCGGTAGAAATTCCCTTAAGTGGCATCAACCAGACACCAGTAAACAACAAAATTGGCCTCGATTTTGCCAAAGTCCTCAGAGCATTATTACGGCAAGATCCCGATATCATTATGGTCGGTGAAATCCGTGACAATGAAACCGCCGAGATATCGATGAAGGCAGCGCAAACAGGTCATCTGGTTTTATCGACACTGCATACCAATTCGACAATTGATACGTTATCCCGCCTGCAAAATTTGGGGATTTCAGGCTATACCACAGCATCGTGCGTGAAATTGATTATTGCACAGCGGCTGGTGCGTACACTCTGCCCCCATTGCCGCCAGCAAGATAAAGAATGCACTGTCATCAATGTCGACAATGCCGCTATTCCTATAAAAAAAACCGATTCCGTAAAACAATCTATTTCTATAAGACAATGGCTTGCGGTTGGCTGTGAACACTGTTTTTCTGGCTATTATGGCAGGACAGCCATCTACGAATTTCTTGAGCTCCAGCCAACCCTTCAGCAGACTCTGTCAGAACACTCGATTGATAACCTTCCCCAATTACTCGCTGCACAACAGCATTCAACTCTTTTTTCCGCAGGGCTGGTTTTGGTGGAAAAAGGCATAACAACACTGGAAGAGGTTTATCAGATTACAGGTCAGGAAACAGCATGA
- the hofC gene encoding protein transport protein HofC produces MKMEYIYQWQAVNKKGNIVKGESIGQSRQNVFQYLSHLDLQPYTIKCKKLIHYSEKEIAYRLHFIHQLSTLLASGIPLLKGLTLLLQECKQMLWRCVLTDIIQKISQGESFSTTLGHYPRLFSPLFRQLIAVGEETGQLETCCQLIINRLEQQDILRKKIQKAYRYPLIVAFVTILVILLMLIFVLPEFKQVYSSFNASLPLLTQWILSASDLLINHGVLLLAIASLLIISYLWLRHQFPKLKTREKMFLLKLPLFRQLTIYQQTNQIFHILFMTQKAGLTLTTGLECALNATHHPVFMAGIKNLYRQIQQGIPMSDALKKEMYFPPLCQQFVMIGEESGELELFLGNLAAWYQEQSISLADSLVQLLEPVLMLIMAVIVGLLLLAMYLPVFQLGTILT; encoded by the coding sequence ATGAAAATGGAATATATTTATCAATGGCAAGCGGTCAATAAAAAAGGAAACATTGTAAAAGGGGAAAGCATCGGCCAGAGCAGACAAAACGTGTTTCAATATCTGAGCCACCTTGATTTGCAACCTTATACCATTAAATGCAAAAAACTCATTCATTACAGCGAAAAGGAAATCGCTTATCGCTTACATTTCATTCATCAATTAAGCACATTACTGGCATCAGGTATTCCCCTATTAAAGGGGCTTACTCTCTTATTACAGGAATGTAAACAAATGCTTTGGCGATGTGTATTAACGGATATTATTCAAAAAATCAGCCAAGGTGAGTCATTTTCCACGACATTGGGACACTATCCCCGGCTATTTTCGCCCCTATTTCGCCAGCTTATCGCAGTAGGCGAAGAAACCGGCCAGCTTGAAACCTGCTGCCAATTAATTATCAACCGATTGGAACAACAAGATATATTACGTAAGAAAATCCAGAAAGCTTACCGTTATCCCTTAATCGTAGCCTTTGTAACTATTCTTGTCATTTTACTGATGCTGATTTTTGTTCTGCCGGAATTCAAGCAAGTTTATTCTTCGTTTAATGCCTCACTGCCTCTCTTAACACAGTGGATTTTATCCGCCTCTGATTTACTAATTAATCACGGTGTATTACTTTTGGCAATAGCCTCTCTATTGATAATCAGCTACCTATGGCTGCGCCATCAATTTCCCAAACTAAAAACAAGGGAAAAGATGTTCCTTCTGAAACTCCCTCTTTTTAGGCAACTCACAATTTATCAACAAACCAACCAGATATTTCATATTCTGTTTATGACACAAAAAGCAGGTCTAACACTAACAACAGGGTTGGAATGTGCTCTGAACGCGACTCACCACCCTGTATTCATGGCAGGGATAAAAAATCTGTACAGGCAAATTCAGCAAGGTATACCCATGAGTGATGCTTTAAAGAAAGAGATGTACTTTCCACCATTATGTCAGCAGTTTGTCATGATAGGTGAAGAATCAGGAGAATTAGAATTATTTTTGGGGAATCTAGCAGCATGGTATCAAGAACAATCAATCAGCCTTGCTGATAGTCTAGTGCAATTACTTGAGCCCGTACTGATGCTGATAATGGCAGTGATTGTTGGTTTATTATTGCTGGCTATGTACCTGCCTGTTTTTCAGTTAGGTACGATACTAACGTAA
- the coaE gene encoding dephospho-CoA kinase (Dephospho-CoA kinase (CoaE) performs the final step in coenzyme A biosynthesis.) — protein MSYIIALTGGIGSGKTTISNVFSSLGVPLIDADIIAREVVAPGSPALQAIAEHFGSDILLPDGSLNRVFLRQKIFAVPAEKQWINALLHPLIHTETQQQLSQVTAPYAIWVVPLLIENNLMHLADRILVVDVPPEIQISRTMTRDGVSREQVENILAAQANRHERLEKADDVIFNHHNEQDIISRVAELHQQYLKQAESVRQENRNE, from the coding sequence ATGAGTTATATTATTGCACTCACAGGTGGAATTGGTAGCGGTAAAACGACTATCTCTAATGTGTTTTCATCCCTTGGTGTCCCGCTTATTGATGCAGATATTATCGCCAGAGAGGTTGTTGCTCCGGGTTCCCCCGCCTTGCAGGCAATCGCAGAGCACTTTGGTTCTGACATATTGCTGCCGGATGGCAGTTTAAATCGCGTCTTTCTGCGCCAAAAAATTTTTGCAGTTCCAGCAGAAAAGCAGTGGATCAATGCACTTCTCCACCCGCTGATACACACAGAAACCCAACAGCAACTAAGTCAAGTCACTGCCCCTTATGCCATTTGGGTCGTTCCTCTGTTAATTGAAAATAATTTAATGCATTTGGCAGATCGTATTTTAGTTGTTGATGTTCCCCCTGAAATACAGATCAGCCGAACAATGACACGTGACGGAGTAAGTCGTGAGCAAGTCGAGAACATTCTGGCTGCACAGGCCAACCGTCATGAAAGGCTGGAAAAAGCGGATGATGTCATATTCAACCATCACAATGAGCAGGATATCATCTCCCGTGTGGCCGAATTACACCAACAGTATTTGAAACAAGCAGAATCAGTCAGACAGGAAAATCGTAATGAGTGA
- the zapD gene encoding cell division protein ZapD, which yields MSDATSTIIFEHPLNEKMRSWLRIDSSLQQLEKQQYLDSSASCLAFFRTIAELIEILERGEVRSELLKELDRQQAKLKQWLGSPDVDTAMIHLLIEQLKERSIALNKAPRLSQHIKEDRIINIVRKRLSIPGGCCSFDLPTLHLWLHLPQSVRDKTVKSWLDSLHPLQQALESILGLIRQSAIFSPKISHNGFYQGNADESDLLRLKLDVVLDALVYPQISGHKTRFAIRFLPMDSEHGVVPAHLSFELACC from the coding sequence ATGAGTGATGCAACCTCCACTATTATCTTTGAACACCCACTCAATGAAAAAATGCGTTCATGGCTGAGGATTGATTCTTCACTGCAACAACTGGAAAAACAGCAGTATCTAGATTCATCGGCGAGTTGTCTCGCGTTTTTCCGTACAATTGCTGAATTAATCGAAATACTGGAACGCGGTGAAGTTCGCTCTGAATTATTGAAAGAGCTGGATCGCCAACAGGCAAAATTAAAGCAATGGCTCGGTTCGCCCGATGTTGATACGGCGATGATCCACCTACTGATAGAGCAACTCAAGGAACGGAGCATCGCCTTGAATAAGGCTCCACGTCTCAGCCAGCACATTAAAGAAGATCGTATCATCAACATTGTGCGTAAACGGCTTAGCATCCCGGGAGGATGTTGCAGTTTTGACTTACCCACGTTACACCTGTGGCTACATTTACCACAGTCTGTCAGAGATAAAACCGTCAAATCTTGGCTGGACAGCCTACACCCATTACAGCAAGCACTGGAAAGCATCCTGGGGTTAATACGCCAATCCGCCATATTTTCTCCAAAAATCAGCCACAACGGTTTCTATCAGGGAAATGCTGATGAGTCTGATTTATTGAGATTAAAGTTAGATGTCGTACTGGATGCACTGGTCTATCCACAAATATCCGGTCACAAGACCCGTTTTGCCATCCGTTTTCTGCCGATGGATAGCGAGCACGGTGTTGTACCTGCACATTTGTCATTTGAATTAGCCTGCTGTTAA
- the yacG gene encoding DNA gyrase inhibitor YacG: MSEVLTVACPTCAKTVIWGEINPYRPFCSKRCQLIDLGEWASEEKKIASQDDSSENDSWSEEPDR, encoded by the coding sequence ATGTCTGAAGTATTGACCGTCGCATGCCCGACTTGCGCTAAAACGGTAATATGGGGAGAAATCAACCCATATCGCCCATTTTGCAGTAAACGTTGCCAATTAATCGACTTAGGCGAATGGGCCAGTGAAGAAAAAAAAATCGCCAGTCAGGACGACAGCTCAGAAAACGATAGCTGGAGTGAAGAACCAGATCGGTAA
- the mutT gene encoding 8-oxo-dGTP diphosphatase MutT yields MEKKHLHIAAGIIKNTNDEIFITQRHADSHMGGFWEFPGGKLEQEEIPEQALIRELKEEVGITVTHCELVETITHEFSDRNITLYFYLVDQWKNEPFGKEGQPSRWVLQTELIADEFPPANRSIVALLNKSGSH; encoded by the coding sequence ATGGAAAAAAAACATCTGCATATTGCGGCCGGCATCATTAAAAATACCAATGATGAGATTTTTATCACTCAGCGTCATGCTGACTCACATATGGGCGGCTTTTGGGAATTTCCGGGAGGAAAACTTGAACAGGAAGAAATTCCGGAGCAGGCACTTATTCGGGAATTGAAGGAAGAAGTGGGGATCACGGTAACCCATTGTGAATTGGTGGAAACCATCACTCATGAATTTTCTGACAGAAACATCACACTCTATTTTTACCTTGTGGATCAATGGAAAAATGAGCCATTTGGTAAAGAGGGGCAGCCTTCCCGTTGGGTTTTGCAAACCGAATTGATCGCTGATGAGTTTCCGCCAGCAAACCGCAGCATAGTGGCTTTGCTGAACAAAAGCGGATCTCATTAA